attattagcacagtaataatataaataaaataaagtataaaattttaatttacaattattgaaaaatttctttttacatGAATAATGAGTAACAACAACTAATTATTTACTATtggaaaatacaaaaatgtTATGGTGTAGTATGCTATTAATAATAgtagtatatttatttttaatcaaaagagttaaaatattctaattctataattaacaaataaacttttttcttaatgaaaaatatattgcaTTACATGTATACAATAATCTTTTAATGTATCCATAAGATAACATAATTTCACCTTACTCTATTTCATTTATCCAACATTCATTCATAATTTCATTCGTATGAAAcaacatatataaaatacttTCTTCCATTTTCCCTACATCTTCACCCTCTCTCTTTAATAATAAGTAATCATTAAGTGATTTTTTAAGACTTCTTAAAAATTCCAAAGGTGATTGCCTTTTGTAAATCAAACtatttaatactttttttattgataacatatcatttttatattcactATATAAACTTCTATAAACTAAATTTAATTCAATTTTACTTAATTCAccctttaaaaattttaatttaagtAGCATCCTTTTCCTGAAATTTCCTGATtcatatgtttttttaaataagcgcttcatatttttcttatttaccattgtttttaattttttaaaggcATTTTCAGCTTTATGATACTGATGGCGAATAGATAAGTATTTTACTAATACCATAAAGGATAAATACAACATTTGTGCATTCATTATTGtacttttattttgtaataaAGAATCTAAActtgttttatttatatctagATCTTCaacattaatattaaaatgtgTAGATGCTCTTTTAAGAGATTCtgaaatataattatcttCCTTTAATAGAATCTTAGAAAATGCTTGCATAACttctttcataaaaaaatttttcttagccactcttaatttttttttattttgttcattttttttttgaataaaatgaaaaacaatTTGTAGTATTTTTTTGTGATCTTCAAATGATATATTCATTcttttcaaatattttaaaaaagaagatatttttCTGCAAGGCTTACCTAACTGACGTATAGCATAACTTACGTAAAATTGGACAATACTAGATATATTTTGATCTAATGACGAAGCGCtttctaatttttcaatATGTTCtatcatttcttttatagAATTAAGCATTTTATGACATATGAAAGTTTCTCCATCTAATGACAATAGATGTCTACTAAAAAgcaaattattaaaaaataattcactTGTAGTTTTTGATATTACACTAAATTTTCTCCTATATAGCATAATCATACTTTCATAAGTCTCAACATTTTTTATCAAGGTAcctaaagaaatatatatatctagtAATTTAATCATAGGTTtctttaatttgtttttaaatgataaagaaTCAAAATTGTAATCttgttttttataattatgcTCTTCATTAAAATTGTAATGAAATTTAATTCTATTAAAATCTTCTTCATCAACATTTTTTAGTTCTTCTTCTATAAGACATTTTAATGTCTGGATATTTGAATTATAATATCTTGCAATTTTATTGAACTTTTCTTTTAGTAGTCTAATTATACCCTGTAAATCAGGAAGTAAATCTTTAAGTTCATCGCATtcaattttaaaaacattttgTGAAGACTCCAaactaaatattttaatatttgtttttccattaatatgtttttttaaattatttttgccATTTTTAACAATATCATTCATCTCACAATCACTTAAATTAATCTCATCAcgaattaaattaatttcatCATCATTTAAATCAATCTCAACCTCATTTAAATTAGAATCATCACCACTTAAATTAATGTCATCATCATAGGTATATTCTTGaattttctgtttttttGCTTGATCATTCTCAGTTTCTTCTTCCTTCCTCCtttttaataacattttGTTTATTTCTGAATTACAATAAGAATCCGCTctagaaattaaaataaaaacattgtacataaataatattttaaataaaaaattatatatattcacatgttcaaaaaaagaagaaaaaaaatattcatactAGAATCGaagtaataaataaatacctTGTTAAAGTGGATTCATCTCTTAAATTAAAGTAATAATTTTGTGAGATGGTTCTTTCTAAATCGCtaacataattatttatggAAGATGCATTATTTTGTAATGAAGTATGTAATTCTCCAACAGTAGTGCTATTAAACTGTGAAATAGATTCCAATTCTTGAAAATCAAATAAAGTATTTTCTGAATTAAAGTTATTctgtaaataataattctcAGTTTGTTCATAAAGGatattattttgtaaattaGAACCCGTATCCATTAAAACTGAACTAATATCTTGTGAACTAGAATTTGTATAAGGTAAATCTAAATGAGTATCTAATAAATCATAGTCCGTACCATTTAAAGGAAAATCAATTTCTTGTAAATCAGAACTTGCATTCAGTGAACTTGAACTAGCATCTTGCAAAGTTAAACTTGTATCAAATAAATCTGAATTGGTATCTTGTAAATTAGAATCCATATCCGGTAAACCTAAATC
The sequence above is drawn from the Plasmodium relictum strain SGS1 genome assembly, contig: PRELSG_00_v1_130, whole genome shotgun sequence genome and encodes:
- a CDS encoding surface-associated interspersed protein (SURFIN), which codes for MLCIMYFFFICQFCILIKITISQEFQTIENKSKLKEGTRDNNDDLSALLDEILDENIIQKSLLYNEDISSNSQDISLDLPSTSFILQNDNLGLLDTNSDLQDIDLNLMNTNFDLEDVSLPVTCSDLLDMYLGILDTTLVIKDISLSLPNASSILQNDNLDLSDTSSDSQDSDLFSLSTGFDLQDVSLDLPNTSSILQNDNLDLLDTSSDSQNVDLGLPDMDSNLQDTNSDLFDTSLTLQDASSSSLNASSDLQEIDFPLNGTDYDLLDTHLDLPYTNSSSQDISSVLMDTGSNLQNNILYEQTENYYLQNNFNSENTLFDFQELESISQFNSTTVGELHTSLQNNASSINNYVSDLERTISQNYYFNLRDESTLTRADSYCNSEINKMLLKRRKEEETENDQAKKQKIQEYTYDDDINLSGDDSNLNEVEIDLNDDEINLIRDEINLSDCEMNDIVKNGKNNLKKHINGKTNIKIFSLESSQNVFKIECDELKDLLPDLQGIIRLLKEKFNKIARYYNSNIQTLKCLIEEELKNVDEEDFNRIKFHYNFNEEHNYKKQDYNFDSLSFKNKLKKPMIKLLDIYISLGTLIKNVETYESMIMLYRRKFSVISKTTSELFFNNLLFSRHLLSLDGETFICHKMLNSIKEMIEHIEKLESASSLDQNISSIVQFYVSYAIRQLGKPCRKISSFLKYLKRMNISFEDHKKILQIVFHFIQKKNEQNKKKLRVAKKNFFMKEVMQAFSKILLKEDNYISESLKRASTHFNINVEDLDINKTSLDSLLQNKSTIMNAQMLYLSFMVLVKYLSIRHQYHKAENAFKKLKTMVNKKNMKRLFKKTYESGNFRKRMLLKLKFLKGELSKIELNLVYRSLYSEYKNDMLSIKKVLNSLIYKRQSPLEFLRSLKKSLNDYLLLKREGEDVGKMEESILYMLFHTNEIMNECWINEIE